From Lotus japonicus ecotype B-129 unplaced genomic scaffold, LjGifu_v1.2 AP026982.1, one genomic window encodes:
- the LOC130727326 gene encoding molybdenum cofactor sulfurase-like — translation MQTLCNNEACPQCCCTVPFFNSTNNTAATTKPRNSSAECRHSFAATTASSIFPNTHFTNHEALPSLHESFNEFNKVYPQYSETEQVDHVRSKEYAHLSNSNHTCLDYIGIGLYSKLQHSPSSDFPFFSISCKTGSLKTLLLHGGKDSDFESFMKKRIMGFLNMSENDYSMVFTANRTSAFKLVADSYQFQSSRRLLTVYDHESESVETMISSSVKRGARAMSAEFSWPRLRIQTKKLRKMIVSKRRKKKRRGLFVFPLQSRVSGARYPYIWMSIAQENGWHVLVDACALGPKDMDCFGLSLFQPDFLICSFYKVFGENPSGVGCLFIKKSAISSLEASNSSGIVNLVPEKLNFSSTDTEFEEKSMPTLHLQEEEQFNLTTQPRKFEEGESSKTQIIEESKAHQSFEIEEIEKPVQELDEKTVQESENESFGIECRCLDQVDSLGFVLITNRARYLINWLVNSMLKLKHPNTQGVHLVKIYGPKVKFDRGPAMAFNVYDWKGEKVEPVLVQKLADRSNVSISYGFLHNIWFADKYAEEKGKVLETQVVVGDQEVKSDKKKDRVDVGITVVTAALGFLANFEDVYKLWAFVARFLDADFVEKERWRYTALNQNTVEV, via the coding sequence atgcagaCCCTTTGCAACAATGAAGCATGCCCTCAATGTTGCTGCACAGTCCCATTTTTCAACTCAACAAACAacacagcagcaacaacaaaacccagaaACAGTTCTGCAGAGTGCCGCCACAGCTTCGCCGCCACAACAGCATCCTCCATCTTCCCAAACACTCACTTCACTAACCATGAGGCTCTTCCATCTCTGCATGAATCATTCAATGAATTCAACAAGGTATACCCTCAGTACTCTGAGACTGAACAAGTAGACCATGTTAGATCCAAAGAATATGCCCATCTCTCAAATTCAAACCACACTTGCCTTGATTATATTGGTATTGGCCTCTACTCAAAACTCCAACATTCCCCATCTTCAGATTTTCCTTTCTTTAGCATATCCTGCAAAACTGGGAGCCTGAAGACTTTGTTACTACATGGTGGGAAAGATTCAGACTTTGAGTCTTTTATGAAGAAAAGAATCATGGGTTTCCTCAACATGTCTGAAAATGATTACTCCATGGTTTTCACAGCAAACAGAACCTCAGCTTTCAAGCTTGTGGCAGATTCATACCAATTTCAATCTAGTAGGAGGCTTTTGACAGTTTATGACCACGAGAGCGAGTCGGTCGAAACCATGATTAGCTCCTCAGTGAAGAGAGGAGCCAGGGCTATGTCAGCAGAGTTTTCATGGCCAAGGCTCAGGATTCAGACAAAGAAATTGAGGAAGATGATTGTGAgcaagagaaggaagaagaaaaggaggGGGCTTTTTGTTTTCCCACTTCAATCAAGAGTGTCAGGAGCAAGATATCCTTATATATGGATGAGCATAGCACAGGAGAATGGATGGCATGTTTTAGTTGATGCTTGTGCATTGGGACCAAAAGACATGGATTGCTTTGGCCTCTCTCTCTTTCAACCAGATTTTCTAATTTGTTCTTTCTATAAGGTGTTTGGGGAAAACCCTTCTGGAGTTGGATGCCTTTTCATCAAGAAATCTGCTATTTCCAGCTTGGAAGCTTCCAATTCTTCTGGAATAGTCAACCTTGTACCTGAAAAACTGAATTTTTCTAGTACTGACACAGAATTTGAAGAAAAATCTATGCCCACCTTACatttacaagaagaagaacaatTTAATTTGACAACACAGCCCAGaaaatttgaagaaggagaatcATCTAAGACTCAGATCATTGAAGAGTCAAAAGCTCATCAAAGTTTTGAAATTGAGGAAATAGAAAAGCCAGTTCAGGAACTTGATGAAAAAACTGTCCAAGAAAGTGAAAATGAGAGCTTTGGTATTGAATGCAGGTGCTTAGATCAAGTGGATTCACTAGGGTTTGTATTAATCACTAACAGAGCAAGGTACCTGATAAATTGGCTAGTGAACTCAATGTTGAAGCTTAAGCATCCCAACACACAAGGGGTTCATCTGGTCAAGATTTATGGCCCAAAAGTGAAATTTGATAGAGGACCTGCTATGGCATTCAATGTGTATGATTGGAAAGGTGAAAAGGTTGAGCCTGTTCTTGTACAGAAACTTGCTGATAGAAGCAATGTTTCTATCAGCTATGGATTCCTGCATAATATATGGTTTGCAGATAAGTATGCAGAAGAGAAGGGAAAAGTTCTAGAGACTCAAGTAGTTGTTGGGGACCAAGAAGTGAAATCTGACAAGAAGAAAGATAGAGTTGATGTTGGAATTACTGTGGTTACTGCT